A DNA window from Odocoileus virginianus isolate 20LAN1187 ecotype Illinois unplaced genomic scaffold, Ovbor_1.2 Unplaced_Contig_2, whole genome shotgun sequence contains the following coding sequences:
- the TIMP4 gene encoding metalloproteinase inhibitor 4 isoform X3 encodes MPRSPRPAPSWALLLRLLALLRPPGLGEACSCAPAHPQQHVCHSALAIRAKISSEKVVPASADPADPQKMIRYEIKQIKMFKGFEKVNDIQYIYTPFDSSLCGVKLEANSQKQYLLTGQILSDGKVFVHLCNYIEPWENLSFLQRESLNHHYHLNCGCQVPAGHLE; translated from the exons ATGCCCCGGAGCCCCCGGCCCGCGCCGAGCTGGGCGCTGTTGCTGCGGTTGCTGGCGCTGCTGCGGCCGCCGGGGCTGGGCGAGGCGTGCAGCTGCGCCCCCGCGCACCCCCAGCAGCACGTCTGCCACTCGGCACTCG CTATCCGGGCCAAGATCTCCAGTGAGAAGGTAGTTCCTGCCAGCGCAGACCCTGCTGACCCTCAAAAAATGATCCGGTATGAAATCAAACAGATAAAG ATGTTCAAAGGGTTTGAGAAAGTCAACGATATTCAGTATATTTATACGCCTTTTGATTCCTCCCTCTGTGGGGTGAAACTGGAAGCTAACAGCCAGAAGCAGTATCTCCTGACTG GTCAGATCCTCAGTGATGGGAAAGTCTTTGTCCATCTGTGCAACTACATCGAGCCCTGGGAGAACCTGTCCTTTCTGCAGAGAGAAAGTCTGAATCACCACTACCATCTGAACTGTGGCTGCCAA